One Oncorhynchus masou masou isolate Uvic2021 chromosome 2, UVic_Omas_1.1, whole genome shotgun sequence genomic region harbors:
- the LOC135504646 gene encoding LOW QUALITY PROTEIN: 7-dehydrocholesterol reductase-like (The sequence of the model RefSeq protein was modified relative to this genomic sequence to represent the inferred CDS: inserted 1 base in 1 codon): MSSAVAMEATRRRQRLSSNGGVSETTEEPAGQWGRAWEVDWFSLSAVILLLCTAPFLVFFFVMVCDQYQCSVSQPLLELYSGEATLRSIWEKAPSFTWTAAQIYTVWVSFQVVLYMCVPDITHKFLPGYAGGVQDGARTPAGLINKYEINGLQSWLITHALWYANAQYFHXFSPTIIFDNWIPLLWCTNILGYVVSTFAFVKAYLFPTNAEDCKFTGNVFYNYMMGIEFNPRIGKWFDFKLFFNGRPGIVAWTLINLSYAAKQQELYGYVTNSMILVNVLQAIYVLDFFWNEAWYLKTIDICHDHFGWYLGWGDCVWLPFLYTLQGLYLVYNPVQLSTTHAAAVLLLGLVGYYVFRSTNHQKDLFRRTEGKCSVWGKKPTFIECAYRSGDGGLHHSKLMTSGFWGVARHLNYTGDLMGSLAYCAACGFGHIHPYFYIVYMTILLVHRCVRDEHRCSSKYGKDWKRYTDAVPYRLLPGIF, encoded by the exons ATGTCTTCTGCAGTGGCCATGGAGGCCACCCGGAGGCGCCAGAGGCTCAGCTCGAACGGGGGGGTGTCTGAGACAACAGAGGAACCTGCAGGGCAGTGGGGAAGAGCATG GGAGGTGGACTGGTTCTCTCTGAGCGCTGTGATCCTGCTGCTGTGCACAGCCCCCTTCCTGGTGTTCTTCTTCGTCATGGTGTGTGACCAATACCAGTGCTCGGTCAGCCAGCCCCTGCTAGAGCTCTACAGTGGAGAGGCCACCCTGCGCTCCATCTGGGAAAAGGCCCCCTCCTTCACCTGGACCGCTGCTCAGATCTACACCGTCTGGGTCTCCTTCCAG GTGGTGCTCTACATGTGTGTTCCTGATATCACTCATAAGTTCCTGCCTGGCTATGCTGGTGGGGTTCAGGATGGAGCTCGCACCCCAGCAG GCCTCATAAACAAGTATGAGATCAACGGTTTACAGTCGTGGCTGATCACCCATGCCCTATGGTATGCCAACGCTCAATACTTCC TGTTTTCCCCCACCATAATCTTCGACAACTGGATCCCACTGCTGTGGTGCACCAACATACTGGGCTATGTTGTGTCCACCTTTGCCTTTGTCAAGGCCTACCTCTTCCCCACCAATGCCGAGGACTG CAAATTCACAGGCAACGTCTTCTATAACTACATGATGGGCATTGAGTTCAATCCCCGCATCGGGAAATGGTTCGACTTCAAGCTCTTCTTCAACGGGAGACCTGGTATTGTTGCCTGGACTCTAATCAACCTCTCCTATGCAGCCAAACAGCAGGAGCTCTATGGCTATGTGACTAACTCTATGATCCTGGTTAATGTGCTGCAG GCAATCTATGTTCTCGACTTCTTCTGGAATGAGGCATGGTACCTGAAGACGATTGACATCTGCCATGACCACTTTGGCTGGTACCTGGGCTGGGGAGACTGTGTGTGGCTGCCCTTCCTCTACACGCTGCAG GGCCTGTACCTGGTGTACAACCCAGTCCAGCTCTCCACAACCCATGCTGCAGCTGTCCTCCTCTTGGGTCTGGTGGGTTACTACGTCTTCCGCTCCACCAACCACCAGAAGGACCTGTTCCGCCGTACCGAGGGGAAGTGCTCCGTCTGGGGCAAGAAGCCCACCTTCATTGAGTGTGCCTACCGCTCGGGTGACGGCGGCCTGCACCACAGCAAGCTCATGACCTCCGGCTTCTGGGGCGTGGCACGCCACCTCAACTACACGGGCGACCTGATGGGCTCGCTGGCCTACTGTGCAGCCTGCGGCTTTGGCCACATTCACCCCTACTTCTACATCGTCTACATGACCATCCTGCTGGTGCACCGCTGTGTGAGAGACGAGCATCGCTGCAGCAGCAAGTACGGCAAAGACTGGAAGCGCTACACGGATGCAGTTCCCTATCGCCTGCTGCCTGGGATCTTCTAG